Proteins encoded together in one Musa acuminata AAA Group cultivar baxijiao chromosome BXJ3-6, Cavendish_Baxijiao_AAA, whole genome shotgun sequence window:
- the LOC135641514 gene encoding probable LRR receptor-like serine/threonine-protein kinase At1g53440 isoform X1, with protein MRALGGTRPSFLPRHFPLVLVLLVLWSFRSSLDLGCDAQKLAPDEVAALRVIASKLEKKWDFSVDPCSQTNGWVVPGRSDMPVFTDNVTCDCNRTSNVCHVTSIKLKGQNLTGTLPAEFSKLPFLTDIDLTWNYLNGTIPAAWASLPLVHLSLLGNRVSGPIPEEFAKMITLEELVLEGNQLQGPIPAALGKLANLKRFLANGNNLSGELPESLGNLKNLIMFLIDGNPISGKIPSFIGNWTQLQRLDMQGTAMEGPFPPRFLALKNLKELRVSDLKGGIGSFPQLQNMRNMTKLVLRNLSISGELPDYIGEMKALNSLDVSFNNLSGPIPGTYAALTSSLNFMYLSNNNLNGKIPDWILNSAQKFDISYNSFTGSPAPAICQRGSVNLVSSYSSTNSDTTLSCLRRNLPCSGESRNYNLFINCGGPKMRIDDIEYEGDILDLGTSEFYDSESGKWAYSSTGDFVDNQNPKFITANTTALDITKPELYMTARLSPLSLKYYGLCLYKGNYTVNLHFAEIMFTDDETYSSNGRRLFDVSIQGRKVLKDFNIAKEANGTGKEIIKSFTVMVDGTLEIHFYWAGKGTNSVPLRGVYGPLISAISVTPNFKIDTGENKLTVGTILAIVAAACIIVLLILCLIFLYIRRKNSKNNELRGLELQTGQFSLRHIKAATKNFHPANKIGEGGFGPVYKGVLPDGSEIAVKQLSSKSKQGNREFVNEIGVISALQHPNLVKLYGCCIEGNQLLLVYEYMENNSLARGLHGPEGYRLRLDWQTRWKICLGIARGLAYLHEESRLKIVHRDIKATNILLDKDLNAKISDFGLAKLNEEENTHISTRIAGTLGYMAPEYAMRGYLTDKADVYSFGVVALEIVSGMSNTKYRPEEDCVYLLDWAYVCHEKGNLLELVDPALGSGFSTEEALQMLKLALLCTNISPTLRPNMSAVVSMLEGKTPIELLSVQSSITKGDDLRFKAFEKLSRDSQTEINSTDWPWPDSSVSAQSTKGDTTLLH; from the exons ATGAGAGCACTCGGTGGGACGCGTCCCTCATTTCTCCCACGTCACTTCCCTCTTGTGCTCGTCTTGCTCGTTCTGTGGAGCTTCCGTTCCTCCCTCGATCTGGGCTGCGACGCCCAGAAACTGGCCCCGGATGAAG TTGCAGCATTGCGAGTGATTGCATCCAAGTTGGAAAAGAAGTGGGACTTTTCTGTGGATCCCTGCAGCCAAACCAATGGATGGGTCGTTCCAGGTCGAAGTGACATGCCTGTCTTTACTGACAATGTCACCTGTGACTGTAATCGTACCTCCAACGTTTGTCATGTTACTAGCAT TAAACTCAAGGGTCAGAACTTAACTGGCACCCTGCCAGCTGAGTTCTCTAAGCTTCCCTTCTTAACAGATAT TGATTTAACCTGGAATTATCTGAATGGAACTATTCCAGCTGCATGGGCTTCTCTTCCTCTCGTCCATCT GTCCCTCCTTGGAAATCGGGTTTCTGGGCCAATTCCTGAGGAATTCGCAAAAATGATCACACTTGAAGAATT GGTTCTTGAAGGTAATCAGCTGCAAGGACCCATACCTGCGGCGCTCGGTAAACTTGCTAATTTAAAACGATT CCTTGCCAATGGGAATAACCTAAGTGGGGAGTTGCCAGAATCACTTGGGAACCTGAAAAACCTCATAATGTT TTTGATTGATGGGAATCCAATCTCTGGGAAAATTCCAAGCTTCATCGGGAACTGGACACAGCTCCAGAGGCT AGACATGCAGGGCACGGCTATGGAGGGGCCATTTCCTCCCAGATTCTTggcattaaaaaatttaaaagaact GAGGGTGTCTGACTTGAAAGGAGGAATTGGTTCATTTCCACAGCTGCAGAATATGAGGAACATGACAAAGCT GGTCTTGAGAAACTTGTCAATATCGGGTGAACTTCCTGACTATATTGGAGAGATGAAAGCTCTTAACAGCTT GGACGTGAGCTTTAACAACTTGTCAGGTCCAATTCCGGGGACCTATGCAGCATTGACGAGTTCACTAAATTTCAT GTACCTTTCAAATAACAACCTGAATGGAAAAATACCTGATTGGATCTTGAACAGCGCTCAGAAATT TGATATTTCTTATAACTCCTTTACGGGATCACCTGCACCAGCTATTTGTCAGCGTGGTAGTGT TAACCTAGTCTCGAGCTATTCTTCCACGAATTCCGATAC GACACTTTCATGTTTAAGAAGAAACCTACCATGTTCTGGAGAATCTAGAA ATTACAACTTGTTTATAAATTGTGGTGGTCCAAAGATGAGAATTGACGACATTGAGTATGAAGGCGACATACTAGATCTGGGTACATCTGAATTTTATGATTCTGAAAGTGGAAAATGGGCCTATAGCTCCACGGGAGACTTTGTTGACAATCAGAATCCAAAATTCATAACTGCAAACACAACGGCACTAGATATCACCAAGCCAGAGTTGTACATGACTGCTAGGCTTAGTCCGCTTTCGCTCAAATATTATGGGCTTTGTTTATACAAAGGAAACTACACAGTAAATCTGCATTTTGCAGAGATTATGTTTACAGATGATGAAACATATAGCAGCAACGGTAGACGCTTGTTTGATGTGTCAATCCAG GGCCGAAAAGTTCTGAAGGACTTTAATATTGCCAAGGAAGCTAATGGGACTGGTAAGGAAATTATTAAGTCCTTTACCGTCATGGTAGATGGCACTTTGGAAATTCATTTTTATTGGGCTGGGAAAGGCACAAACTCTGTTCCACTGAGAGGTGTATATGGGCCTCTTATATCAGCCATTTCTGTTACACCAA ATTTCAAGATTGATACAGGTGAAAACAAGCTAACTGTTGGAACTATTTTGGCAATTGTTGCTGCTGCTTGCATTATAGTTCTGCTGATTTTATGCCTTATTTTCCTGTATATCAGAAGGAAAAATTCCAAGAATAATG AGCTCAGAGGTCTAGAATTGCAAACTGGACAGTTCAGTTTGAGGCATATCAAAGCTGCCACCAAGAACTTTCATCCTGCAAATAAGATAGGGGAAGGTGGATTTGGTCCAGTTTACAAG GGAGTGTTGCCAGATGGTTCCGAAATTGCCGTCAAACAACTCTCTTCAAAGTCTAAGCAAGGGAACCGTGAATTTGTCAATGAGATAGGTGTGATATCTGCTTTGCAGCACCCAAACCTCGTGAAACTTTATGGATGCTGCATTGAGGGAAACCAATTATTGCTTGTTTATGAATATATGGAAAATAATAGTCTTGCTCGTGGCCTACATG GTCCTGAGGGATACCGATTGAGATTGGACTGGCAAACCAGGTGGAAGATTTGCCTAGGAATAGCAAGAGGTTTAGCGTATCTCCATGAGGAGTCAAGGTTGAAGATTGTTCATCGAGATATCAAGGCGACAAATATTCTTCTAGACAAGGATCTCAATGCAAAAATATCAGATTTTGGCCTAGCTAAACTTAATGAAGAAGAGAATACCCACATTAGCACTAGAATTGCTGGCACTTT AGGATATATGGCTCCTGAATATGCAATGAGGGGTTACTTAACCGATAAAGCAGATGTTTACAGTTTTGGAGTTGTCGCATTGGAAATTGTCAGTGGCATGAGCAACACAAAGTATAGGCCAGAGGAAGACTGTGTCTACCTTCTTGATTGG GCCTATGTTTGTCATGAGAAGGGAAATCTTCTTGAACTGGTCGACCCTGCACTTGGCTCCGGCTTCTCCACAGAAGAAGCCCTGCAAATGTTGAAGTTGGCTCTTCTATGCACCAACATATCTCCGACTCTCAGGCCCAACATGTCGGCCGTGGTCAGCATGCTCGAGGGGAAGACACCCATAGAGCTCCTCTCTGTGCAGAGCTCAATCACCAAAGGTGATGATCTAAGATTCAAGGCTTTTGAGAAGCTATCGCGTGATAGCCAAACAGAGATCAACTCGACAGATTGGCCATGGCCTGATTCGTCGGTGTCTGCCCAGAGCACAAAAGGAGATACCACTCTGCTTCATTGA
- the LOC135641514 gene encoding probable LRR receptor-like serine/threonine-protein kinase At1g53440 isoform X2, whose product MPVFTDNVTCDCNRTSNVCHVTSIKLKGQNLTGTLPAEFSKLPFLTDIDLTWNYLNGTIPAAWASLPLVHLSLLGNRVSGPIPEEFAKMITLEELVLEGNQLQGPIPAALGKLANLKRFLANGNNLSGELPESLGNLKNLIMFLIDGNPISGKIPSFIGNWTQLQRLDMQGTAMEGPFPPRFLALKNLKELRVSDLKGGIGSFPQLQNMRNMTKLVLRNLSISGELPDYIGEMKALNSLDVSFNNLSGPIPGTYAALTSSLNFMYLSNNNLNGKIPDWILNSAQKFDISYNSFTGSPAPAICQRGSVNLVSSYSSTNSDTTLSCLRRNLPCSGESRNYNLFINCGGPKMRIDDIEYEGDILDLGTSEFYDSESGKWAYSSTGDFVDNQNPKFITANTTALDITKPELYMTARLSPLSLKYYGLCLYKGNYTVNLHFAEIMFTDDETYSSNGRRLFDVSIQGRKVLKDFNIAKEANGTGKEIIKSFTVMVDGTLEIHFYWAGKGTNSVPLRGVYGPLISAISVTPNFKIDTGENKLTVGTILAIVAAACIIVLLILCLIFLYIRRKNSKNNELRGLELQTGQFSLRHIKAATKNFHPANKIGEGGFGPVYKGVLPDGSEIAVKQLSSKSKQGNREFVNEIGVISALQHPNLVKLYGCCIEGNQLLLVYEYMENNSLARGLHGPEGYRLRLDWQTRWKICLGIARGLAYLHEESRLKIVHRDIKATNILLDKDLNAKISDFGLAKLNEEENTHISTRIAGTLGYMAPEYAMRGYLTDKADVYSFGVVALEIVSGMSNTKYRPEEDCVYLLDWAYVCHEKGNLLELVDPALGSGFSTEEALQMLKLALLCTNISPTLRPNMSAVVSMLEGKTPIELLSVQSSITKGDDLRFKAFEKLSRDSQTEINSTDWPWPDSSVSAQSTKGDTTLLH is encoded by the exons ATGCCTGTCTTTACTGACAATGTCACCTGTGACTGTAATCGTACCTCCAACGTTTGTCATGTTACTAGCAT TAAACTCAAGGGTCAGAACTTAACTGGCACCCTGCCAGCTGAGTTCTCTAAGCTTCCCTTCTTAACAGATAT TGATTTAACCTGGAATTATCTGAATGGAACTATTCCAGCTGCATGGGCTTCTCTTCCTCTCGTCCATCT GTCCCTCCTTGGAAATCGGGTTTCTGGGCCAATTCCTGAGGAATTCGCAAAAATGATCACACTTGAAGAATT GGTTCTTGAAGGTAATCAGCTGCAAGGACCCATACCTGCGGCGCTCGGTAAACTTGCTAATTTAAAACGATT CCTTGCCAATGGGAATAACCTAAGTGGGGAGTTGCCAGAATCACTTGGGAACCTGAAAAACCTCATAATGTT TTTGATTGATGGGAATCCAATCTCTGGGAAAATTCCAAGCTTCATCGGGAACTGGACACAGCTCCAGAGGCT AGACATGCAGGGCACGGCTATGGAGGGGCCATTTCCTCCCAGATTCTTggcattaaaaaatttaaaagaact GAGGGTGTCTGACTTGAAAGGAGGAATTGGTTCATTTCCACAGCTGCAGAATATGAGGAACATGACAAAGCT GGTCTTGAGAAACTTGTCAATATCGGGTGAACTTCCTGACTATATTGGAGAGATGAAAGCTCTTAACAGCTT GGACGTGAGCTTTAACAACTTGTCAGGTCCAATTCCGGGGACCTATGCAGCATTGACGAGTTCACTAAATTTCAT GTACCTTTCAAATAACAACCTGAATGGAAAAATACCTGATTGGATCTTGAACAGCGCTCAGAAATT TGATATTTCTTATAACTCCTTTACGGGATCACCTGCACCAGCTATTTGTCAGCGTGGTAGTGT TAACCTAGTCTCGAGCTATTCTTCCACGAATTCCGATAC GACACTTTCATGTTTAAGAAGAAACCTACCATGTTCTGGAGAATCTAGAA ATTACAACTTGTTTATAAATTGTGGTGGTCCAAAGATGAGAATTGACGACATTGAGTATGAAGGCGACATACTAGATCTGGGTACATCTGAATTTTATGATTCTGAAAGTGGAAAATGGGCCTATAGCTCCACGGGAGACTTTGTTGACAATCAGAATCCAAAATTCATAACTGCAAACACAACGGCACTAGATATCACCAAGCCAGAGTTGTACATGACTGCTAGGCTTAGTCCGCTTTCGCTCAAATATTATGGGCTTTGTTTATACAAAGGAAACTACACAGTAAATCTGCATTTTGCAGAGATTATGTTTACAGATGATGAAACATATAGCAGCAACGGTAGACGCTTGTTTGATGTGTCAATCCAG GGCCGAAAAGTTCTGAAGGACTTTAATATTGCCAAGGAAGCTAATGGGACTGGTAAGGAAATTATTAAGTCCTTTACCGTCATGGTAGATGGCACTTTGGAAATTCATTTTTATTGGGCTGGGAAAGGCACAAACTCTGTTCCACTGAGAGGTGTATATGGGCCTCTTATATCAGCCATTTCTGTTACACCAA ATTTCAAGATTGATACAGGTGAAAACAAGCTAACTGTTGGAACTATTTTGGCAATTGTTGCTGCTGCTTGCATTATAGTTCTGCTGATTTTATGCCTTATTTTCCTGTATATCAGAAGGAAAAATTCCAAGAATAATG AGCTCAGAGGTCTAGAATTGCAAACTGGACAGTTCAGTTTGAGGCATATCAAAGCTGCCACCAAGAACTTTCATCCTGCAAATAAGATAGGGGAAGGTGGATTTGGTCCAGTTTACAAG GGAGTGTTGCCAGATGGTTCCGAAATTGCCGTCAAACAACTCTCTTCAAAGTCTAAGCAAGGGAACCGTGAATTTGTCAATGAGATAGGTGTGATATCTGCTTTGCAGCACCCAAACCTCGTGAAACTTTATGGATGCTGCATTGAGGGAAACCAATTATTGCTTGTTTATGAATATATGGAAAATAATAGTCTTGCTCGTGGCCTACATG GTCCTGAGGGATACCGATTGAGATTGGACTGGCAAACCAGGTGGAAGATTTGCCTAGGAATAGCAAGAGGTTTAGCGTATCTCCATGAGGAGTCAAGGTTGAAGATTGTTCATCGAGATATCAAGGCGACAAATATTCTTCTAGACAAGGATCTCAATGCAAAAATATCAGATTTTGGCCTAGCTAAACTTAATGAAGAAGAGAATACCCACATTAGCACTAGAATTGCTGGCACTTT AGGATATATGGCTCCTGAATATGCAATGAGGGGTTACTTAACCGATAAAGCAGATGTTTACAGTTTTGGAGTTGTCGCATTGGAAATTGTCAGTGGCATGAGCAACACAAAGTATAGGCCAGAGGAAGACTGTGTCTACCTTCTTGATTGG GCCTATGTTTGTCATGAGAAGGGAAATCTTCTTGAACTGGTCGACCCTGCACTTGGCTCCGGCTTCTCCACAGAAGAAGCCCTGCAAATGTTGAAGTTGGCTCTTCTATGCACCAACATATCTCCGACTCTCAGGCCCAACATGTCGGCCGTGGTCAGCATGCTCGAGGGGAAGACACCCATAGAGCTCCTCTCTGTGCAGAGCTCAATCACCAAAGGTGATGATCTAAGATTCAAGGCTTTTGAGAAGCTATCGCGTGATAGCCAAACAGAGATCAACTCGACAGATTGGCCATGGCCTGATTCGTCGGTGTCTGCCCAGAGCACAAAAGGAGATACCACTCTGCTTCATTGA